Proteins from a single region of Bombus vancouverensis nearcticus chromosome 5, iyBomVanc1_principal, whole genome shotgun sequence:
- the LOC117156437 gene encoding cytochrome P450 6a2 isoform X3 — MLLATWLISDILAISSVIIAGWYIYYKLHIFKFWQKRGVFYVEPTFPTGNIMPIVIGKRSQAEFFGDIYHRYKQHPLVGIYMLHKPFLIINDLDLIRDVLTKQFTNFHDRGFFCNEKTDPLSGHLFQLPGKKWRNLRVKLTPTFTAGKLKQMFPIMKDIGNTLATYLEEKAQTRSTIDVKDVFSRYAVDIIMSAAFGITCDSLENPDNEFRYWGKKIFDPKPLWNALIVWAPQVFDFFSIPYTDKDVTNFFINVFKETVEYRESNNIERKDFLNLLMQLMRNGYVEADDNSEAATLAKNKLTMTEAAAQAYVFYLAGFETSSTTVTFCLYELAMHQDIQNKVREEIQTQLEKHGGDLTYDAVNEMTYLHKVISETLRKYPPVTVLNRICTNETTMEGTKFVIPKGIAVTIPVFGIHRDANIYPNPDKFDPERFSEENIKTRHPYAYLPFGEGPRICIGLRFGLIQTKVAVINALLKNKMTFAPDTPTTLDYEPGSLILIPKGGVHLTIEPLK, encoded by the exons ATGTTATTAGCTACGTGGTTAATATCAGATATTTTGGCTATTTCAAGCGTTATAATTGCCGGATGGTACATCTATTACAAACTACATATCTTTAAATTTTGGCAGAAAAGAGGAGTATTTTATGTCGAACCTACCTTCCCTACTGGTAATATAATGCCAATTGTAATTGGCAAACGATCACAAG CCGAGTTTTTCGGAGATATTTATCATCGATATAAACAGCATCCTCTTGTTGGTATATATATGCTTCACAAACCATTTTTGATTATAAACGATCTTGATTTAATTCGAGACGTACTGACGAAACAGTTTACAAATTTCCACGATCGTGGGTTTTTTTGTAACGAAAAAACGGATCCGCTGTCCGGACATTTATTTCAATTACCTGGAAAAAAGTGGAGGAATTTGAGAGTAAAATTGACACCAACTTTTACTGCGGGGAAACTTAAACAGATGTTTCCGATTATGAAAGACATTGGAAATACCTTAGCAACATATTTGGAAGAAAAGGCACAGACAAGATCGACGATCGACGTAAAAGACGTATTTTCGAG ATATGCCGTCGACATTATCATGTCAGCAGCATTTGGAATAACGTGCGATAGCTTGGAGAATCCGGACAACGAATTTCGCTATTGGGGAAAGAAGATATTTGATCCGAAGCCTCTTTGGAACGCTCTTATCGTATGGGCCCCGCAGGTTTTTGATTTCTTTTCCATACCATATACCGACAAAGATGTCacaaacttttttataaacgtGTTTAAAGAAACTGTGGAATACAGAGAATCGAATAACATCGAACGAAAAGATTTTTTGAATTTATTGATGCAGTTAATGAGAAATGGATATGTGGAAGCAGACGATAACTCGGAAGCAGCAACTCTTGCAA aaaataaattgacAATGACGGAGGCTGCTGCACAAGCTTACGTCTTCTACTTGGCTGGTTTTGAAACATCTTCGACTACAGTTACATTCTGCCTGTATGAATTAGCGATGCATCAAGATATACAGAACAAAGTACGCGAAGAAATTCAAACACAGCTGGAGAAGCACGGTGGTGATCTCACATACGATGCTGTGAACGAAATGACTTATCTCCATAAAGTGATCTCTG AAACATTACGGAAATATCCTCCGGTTACTGTCCTAAACCGTATCTGCACAAACGAAACGACGATGGAGGGAACAAAATTTGTCATACCTAAAGGAATTGCTGTGACAATACCCGTTTTTGGTATTCACCGAGATGCCAACATATACCCAAACCCGGATAAATTTGATCCAGAACGATTCtccgaagaaaatataaaaactaGACATCCCTATGCGTATTTACCATTTGGCGAAGGACCAAGAATATGTAttg GATTAAGATTTGGCCTTATACAAACAAAGGTTGCTGTAATAAATgctttgttaaaaaataaaatgacatTCGCACCAGACACACCAACTACTTTGGATTATGAACCGGGATCTCTTATATTAATACCAAAGGGTGGTGTACACTTGACCATCGAGCCATTAAAGTGA
- the LOC117156452 gene encoding uncharacterized protein LOC117156452, with the protein MYIFYVLYIVLLTFEYFDCGRVHKIPVALNQREIRYADDPTCSRNPNNPNNSKKTPEKSSNIAQKAAQEAKAASEAQNIAGQQAARQVKTQLAEKAVQAAKAAEEALTGKKVVVDQLQEEVREAQSVVQEESSSLEQEQANVNAALQAARQSQDQLKTLTHAVQTAKANAANAQAAANGAQKTLRDKEELVDAAKRRVEELSNQLRAAKQELANTNRAAAKANAAANEAKANASRNKRRLENIRRMRIMKRCSHGSRGS; encoded by the exons ATGTACATCTTTTACGTTCTTTACATCG TACTGCTGACGTTCGAATATTTTGACTGTGGAAGGGTGCATAAGATTCCAGTTGCCTTA AACCAAAGAGAAATTCGTTACGCCGATGACCCAACTTGTTCACGCAATCCGAACAATCCAAACAATTCGAAGAAAACTCCGGAGAAAAGTAGTAACATCGCGCAGAAAGCTGCACAGGAAGCTAAGGCTGCTTCGGAAGCGCAGAATATCGCTGGTCAGCAAGCCGCTCGTCAA GTAAAGACACAACTCGCTGAAAAAGCGGTACAGGCTGCAAAAGCAGCGGAGGAAGCGCTCACAGGCAAGAAAGTCGTAGTGGATCAGTTACAAGAAGAAGTGAGAGAAGCGCAATCGGTTGTTCAAGAGGAATCCTCATCCTTGGAACAGGAACAGGCTAATGTTAACGCAGCTTTACAAGCAGCGCGTCAGTCGCAAGATCAG TTAAAGACGCTGACGCACGCAGTACAAACGGCTAAGGCGAACGCGGCCAATGCCCAGGCTGCTGCGAATGGAGCTCAAAAAACTTTACGAGACAAGGAAGAATTGGTGGACGCGGCGAAACGACGGGTCGAGGAACTGTCGAATCAGCTGAGAGCCGCTAAACAGGAACTCGCCAACACGAATCGAGCAGCTGCTAAAGCAAATGCCGCCGCTAACGAGGCGAAAGCCAACGCCAGTAGGAACAAAAGGCGACTGGAAAACATTCGCAGGATGAGGATCATGAAAAG ATGCTCGCATGGTTCAAGAGGAAGCTAA
- the LOC117156443 gene encoding uncharacterized protein LOC117156443, giving the protein MKTLLLLFACICLAECGAGRKHTREQQAQGYEYEYAQESALSGPLVAAGPLAHGRGLPHPGFSVGGPLANIAKGAAEQAHTQLNNQHSAAGQAAFVAKNTLAQAASQSAATAAAALAGKQIVVQGLEQQSRDAHVAVDGENLQLQQAERAANAARTTAKQAMQQLQVVTAALNAAQATADRAAQAAAESAAELAAQTTMLGQAKARAESVDEQLTAARLDYETTQAAAEKAASAAAAAQNNAAAAAAHVADAAADSALLAHQPINPSPLPKLPPPRHGAPAVLDAGLHEPSALLAPGALHQADALRSPAALHQAEALRLSSGLHEAAALQEAALRASSLLHEAGPALQSPSGLHRSELLSLANALPTDSYDIKGYRY; this is encoded by the coding sequence ATGAAGACACTCCTGCTGCTATTCGCGTGCATTTGTTTGGCAGAATGTGGTGCAGGAAGAAAGCACACTCGCGAGCAACAAGCTCAAGGTTACGAATACGAATACGCTCAGGAATCTGCGCTATCTGGCCCCCTAGTAGCTGCAGGTCCACTCGCTCATGGCCGTGGACTGCCTCATCCCGGGTTCAGCGTTGGTGGTCCTTTAGCTAATATCGCGAAAGGCGCGGCAGAACAAGCCCACACGCAGTTAAATAATCAACATTCCGCGGCCGGACAAGCCGCGTTCGTCGCGAAGAACACCTTAGCGCAAGCTGCTTCGCAGTCAGCGGCTACCGCGGCTGCGGCACTCGCTGGCAAACAGATCGTGGTCCAAGGGCTGGAGCAACAATCGAGAGATGCCCACGTAGCGGTAGACGGGGAGAACCTGCAACTGCAACAAGCGGAACGTGCCGCAAACGCAGCGAGGACCACCGCCAAACAAGCGATGCAGCAGTTGCAAGTGGTTACAGCGGCCTTAAACGCGGCACAGGCGACGGCTGACCGCGCAGCGCAAGCTGCCGCGGAATCGGCGGCCGAGTTGGCGGCGCAAACCACCATGCTTGGTCAGGCGAAGGCAAGAGCGGAGTCGGTGGACGAGCAACTCACTGCTGCTCGCCTCGATTACGAAACCACTCAAGCGGCCGCTGAGAAAGCTGCGAGCGCAGCCGCAGCCGCGCAGAATAACGCTGCCGCTGCCGCTGCACACGTTGCCGATGCTGCCGCTGATTCTGCGCTTTTGGCTCACCAGCCGATCAATCCCTCTCCGCTGCCGAAACTTCCTCCACCTCGGCACGGTGCTCCTGCCGTTCTCGATGCAGGTCTTCACGAACCCAGTGCCCTTCTCGCACCTGGCGCGCTCCACCAAGCTGACGCTCTCCGTTCACCTGCTGCGCTTCACCAAGCGGAAGCTCTCCGTCTTTCCTCCGGACTTCATGAAGCTGCCGCGCTCCAGGAAGCCGCTCTTCGCGCGTCCAGCCTGCTTCACGAAGCTGGCCCAGCACTTCAATCTCCAAGCGGTCTTCATCGCTCGGAGTTGCTTAGCCTAGCCAATGCTTTACCTACCGATAGTTACGATATTAAAGGTTATCGATACTAG
- the LOC117156437 gene encoding cytochrome P450 6a2 isoform X2 yields MMGFIKEQSSIMLLATWLISDILAISSVIIAGWYIYYKLHIFKFWQKRGVFYVEPTFPTGNIMPIVIGKRSQAEFFGDIYHRYKQHPLVGIYMLHKPFLIINDLDLIRDVLTKQFTNFHDRGFFCNEKTDPLSGHLFQLPGKKWRNLRVKLTPTFTAGKLKQMFPIMKDIGNTLATYLEEKAQTRSTIDVKDVFSRYAVDIIMSAAFGITCDSLENPDNEFRYWGKKIFDPKPLWNALIVWAPQVFDFFSIPYTDKDVTNFFINVFKETVEYRESNNIERKDFLNLLMQLMRNGYVEADDNSEAATLAKNKLTMTEAAAQAYVFYLAGFETSSTTVTFCLYELAMHQDIQNKVREEIQTQLEKHGGDLTYDAVNEMTYLHKVISETLRKYPPVTVLNRICTNETTMEGTKFVIPKGIAVTIPVFGIHRDANIYPNPDKFDPERFSEENIKTRHPYAYLPFGEGPRICIGLRFGLIQTKVAVINALLKNKMTFAPDTPTTLDYEPGSLILIPKGGVHLTIEPLK; encoded by the exons ATGATGGGATTCATCAAGGA ACAATCAAGCATAATGTTATTAGCTACGTGGTTAATATCAGATATTTTGGCTATTTCAAGCGTTATAATTGCCGGATGGTACATCTATTACAAACTACATATCTTTAAATTTTGGCAGAAAAGAGGAGTATTTTATGTCGAACCTACCTTCCCTACTGGTAATATAATGCCAATTGTAATTGGCAAACGATCACAAG CCGAGTTTTTCGGAGATATTTATCATCGATATAAACAGCATCCTCTTGTTGGTATATATATGCTTCACAAACCATTTTTGATTATAAACGATCTTGATTTAATTCGAGACGTACTGACGAAACAGTTTACAAATTTCCACGATCGTGGGTTTTTTTGTAACGAAAAAACGGATCCGCTGTCCGGACATTTATTTCAATTACCTGGAAAAAAGTGGAGGAATTTGAGAGTAAAATTGACACCAACTTTTACTGCGGGGAAACTTAAACAGATGTTTCCGATTATGAAAGACATTGGAAATACCTTAGCAACATATTTGGAAGAAAAGGCACAGACAAGATCGACGATCGACGTAAAAGACGTATTTTCGAG ATATGCCGTCGACATTATCATGTCAGCAGCATTTGGAATAACGTGCGATAGCTTGGAGAATCCGGACAACGAATTTCGCTATTGGGGAAAGAAGATATTTGATCCGAAGCCTCTTTGGAACGCTCTTATCGTATGGGCCCCGCAGGTTTTTGATTTCTTTTCCATACCATATACCGACAAAGATGTCacaaacttttttataaacgtGTTTAAAGAAACTGTGGAATACAGAGAATCGAATAACATCGAACGAAAAGATTTTTTGAATTTATTGATGCAGTTAATGAGAAATGGATATGTGGAAGCAGACGATAACTCGGAAGCAGCAACTCTTGCAA aaaataaattgacAATGACGGAGGCTGCTGCACAAGCTTACGTCTTCTACTTGGCTGGTTTTGAAACATCTTCGACTACAGTTACATTCTGCCTGTATGAATTAGCGATGCATCAAGATATACAGAACAAAGTACGCGAAGAAATTCAAACACAGCTGGAGAAGCACGGTGGTGATCTCACATACGATGCTGTGAACGAAATGACTTATCTCCATAAAGTGATCTCTG AAACATTACGGAAATATCCTCCGGTTACTGTCCTAAACCGTATCTGCACAAACGAAACGACGATGGAGGGAACAAAATTTGTCATACCTAAAGGAATTGCTGTGACAATACCCGTTTTTGGTATTCACCGAGATGCCAACATATACCCAAACCCGGATAAATTTGATCCAGAACGATTCtccgaagaaaatataaaaactaGACATCCCTATGCGTATTTACCATTTGGCGAAGGACCAAGAATATGTAttg GATTAAGATTTGGCCTTATACAAACAAAGGTTGCTGTAATAAATgctttgttaaaaaataaaatgacatTCGCACCAGACACACCAACTACTTTGGATTATGAACCGGGATCTCTTATATTAATACCAAAGGGTGGTGTACACTTGACCATCGAGCCATTAAAGTGA
- the LOC117156437 gene encoding cytochrome P450 6a2 isoform X1 encodes MSTKNYFDIECLINEVQCRPILWQDNHKDYKNKSITDLVWEDVGKQCNCSGAVAKLKWKNLKDSYRKNIQKLPPLKSDSKATTPCKVKWPYFEMMGFIKEQSSIMLLATWLISDILAISSVIIAGWYIYYKLHIFKFWQKRGVFYVEPTFPTGNIMPIVIGKRSQAEFFGDIYHRYKQHPLVGIYMLHKPFLIINDLDLIRDVLTKQFTNFHDRGFFCNEKTDPLSGHLFQLPGKKWRNLRVKLTPTFTAGKLKQMFPIMKDIGNTLATYLEEKAQTRSTIDVKDVFSRYAVDIIMSAAFGITCDSLENPDNEFRYWGKKIFDPKPLWNALIVWAPQVFDFFSIPYTDKDVTNFFINVFKETVEYRESNNIERKDFLNLLMQLMRNGYVEADDNSEAATLAKNKLTMTEAAAQAYVFYLAGFETSSTTVTFCLYELAMHQDIQNKVREEIQTQLEKHGGDLTYDAVNEMTYLHKVISETLRKYPPVTVLNRICTNETTMEGTKFVIPKGIAVTIPVFGIHRDANIYPNPDKFDPERFSEENIKTRHPYAYLPFGEGPRICIGLRFGLIQTKVAVINALLKNKMTFAPDTPTTLDYEPGSLILIPKGGVHLTIEPLK; translated from the exons ATGAGTACGAAGAATTATTTTGATATCGAATGTTTAATAAATGAAGTGCAATGTAGGCCGATTTTATGGCAAGATAATCATAAAGATTATAAAAATAAGTCTATCACAGACCTGGTATGGGAAGATGTAGGAAAGCAGTGTAATTGTTCAg GAGCTGTTGCAAAACTGAAATGGAAGAATTTAAAAGACAGCTATAGGAAAAACATACAGAAGCTTCCCCCTTTGAAATCTGACTCGAAAGCAACGACCCCATGTAAGGTCAAATGGCCTTATTTCGAAATGATGGGATTCATCAAGGA ACAATCAAGCATAATGTTATTAGCTACGTGGTTAATATCAGATATTTTGGCTATTTCAAGCGTTATAATTGCCGGATGGTACATCTATTACAAACTACATATCTTTAAATTTTGGCAGAAAAGAGGAGTATTTTATGTCGAACCTACCTTCCCTACTGGTAATATAATGCCAATTGTAATTGGCAAACGATCACAAG CCGAGTTTTTCGGAGATATTTATCATCGATATAAACAGCATCCTCTTGTTGGTATATATATGCTTCACAAACCATTTTTGATTATAAACGATCTTGATTTAATTCGAGACGTACTGACGAAACAGTTTACAAATTTCCACGATCGTGGGTTTTTTTGTAACGAAAAAACGGATCCGCTGTCCGGACATTTATTTCAATTACCTGGAAAAAAGTGGAGGAATTTGAGAGTAAAATTGACACCAACTTTTACTGCGGGGAAACTTAAACAGATGTTTCCGATTATGAAAGACATTGGAAATACCTTAGCAACATATTTGGAAGAAAAGGCACAGACAAGATCGACGATCGACGTAAAAGACGTATTTTCGAG ATATGCCGTCGACATTATCATGTCAGCAGCATTTGGAATAACGTGCGATAGCTTGGAGAATCCGGACAACGAATTTCGCTATTGGGGAAAGAAGATATTTGATCCGAAGCCTCTTTGGAACGCTCTTATCGTATGGGCCCCGCAGGTTTTTGATTTCTTTTCCATACCATATACCGACAAAGATGTCacaaacttttttataaacgtGTTTAAAGAAACTGTGGAATACAGAGAATCGAATAACATCGAACGAAAAGATTTTTTGAATTTATTGATGCAGTTAATGAGAAATGGATATGTGGAAGCAGACGATAACTCGGAAGCAGCAACTCTTGCAA aaaataaattgacAATGACGGAGGCTGCTGCACAAGCTTACGTCTTCTACTTGGCTGGTTTTGAAACATCTTCGACTACAGTTACATTCTGCCTGTATGAATTAGCGATGCATCAAGATATACAGAACAAAGTACGCGAAGAAATTCAAACACAGCTGGAGAAGCACGGTGGTGATCTCACATACGATGCTGTGAACGAAATGACTTATCTCCATAAAGTGATCTCTG AAACATTACGGAAATATCCTCCGGTTACTGTCCTAAACCGTATCTGCACAAACGAAACGACGATGGAGGGAACAAAATTTGTCATACCTAAAGGAATTGCTGTGACAATACCCGTTTTTGGTATTCACCGAGATGCCAACATATACCCAAACCCGGATAAATTTGATCCAGAACGATTCtccgaagaaaatataaaaactaGACATCCCTATGCGTATTTACCATTTGGCGAAGGACCAAGAATATGTAttg GATTAAGATTTGGCCTTATACAAACAAAGGTTGCTGTAATAAATgctttgttaaaaaataaaatgacatTCGCACCAGACACACCAACTACTTTGGATTATGAACCGGGATCTCTTATATTAATACCAAAGGGTGGTGTACACTTGACCATCGAGCCATTAAAGTGA